The Bacteroidales bacterium DNA segment CGGAAAATTCACGAATTTTATACGATTAAGTAATACCAACAAATTTGTATGTTTAAACAACCCCATATTTGGGTACTACTAAATCGGGATTTCTCTCTTTGCTGCCCACTATCCATCACACATTCATCCAATTCGCTTCGCTTTTGTATGAATAAAGCGGGTTAATATGCAAACAGCGGATAGTCTTTCATCATATTATTAACTTTTTCCTTAACAATTTTAATAGTTGTTTCATTTTCAATATCTGTAATAACAATATCTATTAGTTCAACAATTTCGCCCATTATATTTTCTTTAATTCCACGTGTTGAAATAGCAGGTGTACCAACACGCAAGCCTGAAGTCTGGAATGGAGAACGACTATCAAATGGAACCATGTTTTTGTTAATTGTAATATCAGCTTTTACTAAAGTATTTTCAACAAGTTTTCCTGTTATTTCAGGAACTTTAGTTCTTAGGTCAATCAACATTGAATGATTGTCAGTTCCTCCTGAAATAACTTTATATCCTTTATCAATAAATGCCTGAGCCATAACTGCAGCATTCTTTTTCACCTGTTTTTGATACTCTTTAAATTCTGGCGCAAGAGCTTCACCAAATGCAACTGCTTTAGATGCAATAACATGCTCAAGGGGACCACCCTGAATGCCCGGGAATACTGCTGAATTTAATAAGGAAGACATTTTTCTTACAACGCCTTTTTTAGTTGTAATTCCCCATGGATTTTCAAAATCTTTACCAACAAGAATTATACCACCACGAGGTCCGCGAAGTGTTTTATGTGTTGTAGAAGTAACAATATGAGCATACTCTAAAGGATTATCAAGTAAACCTGCTGCAATCAAACCTGCGGGATGAGCCATATCAACAAAAAATATTGCTCCTATTTTGTCAGCTATTTCACGCATTCGTTTATAATCCCATTCCCTTGAATAAGCTGATGCACCACCAATTATCATTTTTGGTTTTTCTTTAAGTGCAATTTTTTCCATCTCATCATAATCTATCACTCCTGTATCTTCTCCAACACCATAAGCAACCGGTTTGTATAATATTCCCGAGCTGTTTACGGGAGAGCCATGCGATAAATGTCCACCATGAGAAAGGTCTAATCCCATAAAAGTATCACCAGGTTTCAAAACAGAAAGAAAAACCGCCATATTAGCCTGTGCACCTGAATGAGGCTGTACGTTAGCATATTCTGCATTATACAATTCTTTTAATCTGTCAATTGCAAGTTGTTCTGAATCATCAACCACTTCGCAGCCGCCATAATACCTGTGTCCCGGATAACCTTCGGCATATTTATTGGTCATACACGAACCCATAGCTTCCATAACTTGTTCGCTTACAAAGTTTTCTGATGCAATTAACTCAATTCCTGTTAATTGTCTTTGACGTTCTCTTTCAATAAGATCAAATATTTTATTATCCCTTTTCATTATGTATAAAATTTAGTTAAATATTTTCAATTCTATTATTTTTATTCAAACTAACAATGTTTATCAAAAATATAGATTAAATATCTGAATTAAAAATTATTGAGTTGATAAAAATTATATTGAAAATCAAATTTAGAGTTTGTCTATGAAGTTCATACTTTTAATCGTCATTGGGAGAAGGAACGACGAAACCTGCCTGACGGTAGATCAATGTTAATAAGTTAAGGTAAATAATTTAATAGATTACTCCCTTTGGTCATGAGAAAAGTTCCTGCTTTCGCAGGAATGACAAGCAGAAGTGCTTTTTCATAGCTTCTGTCATTCCGCACTCCTGCCTGCCGGCAGGCAGGTGATGCGGAATCTGTTAACTTATTGGCATTGGACGGTAGGTAGACAATCTGATATTCATCGCATTGATAACAAGATTACTCCTTTTAGTCGTGAGAAAAGTTGCTTCACTCTGTTCGCAATGACGAACTTTATGGACAAACGCTATTTATCAAACATTTTCCATGCCTTACCTATGATATGGTCTTCGGGAACAAATCCCCAGTGTCGTGAGTCGCGTGATAAATCACGGTTGTCACCAATAACAAAATAATAATTTTTTTTGAAAGTGTAAGTATTTGATTTTTTCCCGTTTATGATAATATCCTCTTTAGGACAAAGAATTTCATTATTTTCATAAATTTCAATTATTCGTTTATATAGAGCTAATATTTGAAAATTCAGTTCAATTGTTTTTCCTTTTTCAGGAATAATTACAGCACCGAAATTATCATTATTCCATGCATAGTAACGACTCTTAGGAAAATTTTCATATGAACCATCTTTTTTCAATGATATTAATAAACGTACATATCTAATTCCCTGTTCATTTAATAATTTTTTAGCAGATTCTTTAGTCATATATATATCATAAATACCTGCTTCATTAACTTTATTTTTATTGATTAGATTATACCTATACCTGATTTCATCATGAATAATATTCTCATCAACAGTTATTCTGTGTTTGTAAATTATTTTTTCATTTTCCTTTATTTCTTTACTGTTAATAAATATACGTTTATTATAAATCAGTAAAGTATCGCCCGGCAATGCAATTATCCTTGAGACTGATTTTCTTTTTTTATCAACAGGAATATCGGTTTGTTTTGGATAATTAAAGGCGATTATATCGTTTCTTTTTATATCAATAAAAGAAAATATCCGGCAATAAGGTAATTGTATTAATTCTGAAAAGATTTTGCCTTTTGAAAATGGCAATGTTAATGGAGTGATTGGTAATCTTAAACCATAATTCAATTTATTTAGAAAAATACGATCTCCTTTCTGAAGCGTATTTTTCATTGAATTATCATTAACATGAATTGAATGAAAAAATAACGATTTTAGAATAATGAACAGGATAAAAACCAATAGAATTATTATTATTAGTTTTTTTCTATTTTTTTTATCCCTAATATTTATCATTTATGTATTGTTCTAAATAACCTGTTCCACCTAATTTTGCCTAAGAATTTTTTATCTTTATCAAGTGATAACCAGATAAATACAGCTTTACCAACAACATGGTCTTCGGGTACAAATCCCCAAAATCTTGCATCTTGCGAACTATGACGATTATCTCCCATCAACCAGTAATAATCCATTTTAAAAGTATATTTATCAGTTTCTTCTCCGTTGATAAATATTTTATTGTCAACCACTTTTAGCTCATTATGTTCATATAAACCAATAAGTCGCCTGTATAATGGCAAGTTATTAATATCAAGATTTATAGTTACACCTTTTTTAGGAATAATAATTTGTCCGAAATTATCTTCATTCCATGGATAAACTGTATCATGCGGGAAAATATAATTTGAAGCATCTTTTTCGTTTTCTAATTTAGTAATTGATATTACATTTGCAAATTTCCCTATTTTATCAGCATTTTCATTTGTTAATGGCAATATATATTGAGTGTTTGATATATATGCCCTATCCTGATCTTCTAAAGAAACATCCATTTTTTTCAGAATTTTCGGATTAATTCTTGTGCCGTTTGTTTCAATTATGTATCGATATTGGACTCCTTGAAAATATTTTTGTTTTGCATTATTTATATATAACTGTCCGTGAATAATTTGCAAAGTATCTCCCGGTATTGCAACACATCGTTTAATATAATTTTCTTTTTTATCTACAGGACGAACTGAAATATCAAATTGATTCCATAAATTTTCACGACCATAATTTCTACACATTTGATAATAACTTCGTTCCTGATGTTGTAATACAACCGTATCGCCTTCGGGGAAATTAAATACAACACAGTCGTTACGTTTTACTTCACCAAATCCTGCTAATCTTTTATATGGCCATTTTACCCATTCAAGATATGCTTTAGTAGTTTTAGTTAATGGCATAGTATGATGAGCAAACGGAAATGCAATAGGAGTATTTGGAATTCGAGGTCCATAACTTACTTTGCTAACAAACAGATAATCACCAACTAAAAGAGATTTTTCCATTGATGATGTTGGTATTGTGTATGCTTCAATAAAAAACATTCTTATTAATGTAGCAGCAATTATTGCAAATATCAAGGCATCAACCCATTCAACAAGTTTTGTTTGTTTTTTAACACCTTTCTTTTTCCAAAAAGCCCAATGTACTTTTTTTGTAATATAAATATCAAAAATTACAGCTATACCAATCAACAGCCAATAATTTCCTATCCAAGAAATTAAAAGAATATAATGAAATGCTACAAGTGAAAATATGATCCATTTATTACTTAGTATTTTTTTCATGTTTAAATAATTTTATATTGAATATATACTGCTTTCGGGCATAAATTGTGTTTTACTATTTACTCACAACATTATTAATTTTATATGGTGTTTCCCGAAAAAATCGGGACAGGCTGTGAGATTGCTTAGCTAAGTTGTCATTATGCTTCACGTCATTAACTTCGTGTCATTATTCACTCCCTCATGCCGTCCCACGACCTGTTCATGAGGGCTTCGCCGTTCGTTTCACTGTTATTATATTGTTTTAAAAAATGAATGACTATAAATAACTTAATGACAATTAATGACCGTTTAAAGTATAGAATAAAAATTTATAAATTAAGTAGGTCTTTCATACTATAAACCCCTTTTTTTCCTATTAGAAATTCGGCAGCTAATACTGCACCTACGGCAAAACCTTTTCTGCTTTTTGCACTATGTTTCAGTTTAATAATATCAACGTCAGATTCATATTTTATTGTATGTATTCCTGTAATTTTATCTTCTCTATATGAATTAATTTTTATTTGCTCCTCTTTTGCATCAATATTATTAACCCATTCGCTTTTTCTTTCAATATTATTGATTATATCATTAGCCAATTTAATTGCAGTTCCACTTGGAGAATCTTTTTTCTGTAAATGATGAATTTCATCGATTTCTAAATTATATCCTGAAAATTTATTCATTAGTACAGAAAGCTGATTATTTATTTC contains these protein-coding regions:
- a CDS encoding serine hydroxymethyltransferase produces the protein MKRDNKIFDLIERERQRQLTGIELIASENFVSEQVMEAMGSCMTNKYAEGYPGHRYYGGCEVVDDSEQLAIDRLKELYNAEYANVQPHSGAQANMAVFLSVLKPGDTFMGLDLSHGGHLSHGSPVNSSGILYKPVAYGVGEDTGVIDYDEMEKIALKEKPKMIIGGASAYSREWDYKRMREIADKIGAIFFVDMAHPAGLIAAGLLDNPLEYAHIVTSTTHKTLRGPRGGIILVGKDFENPWGITTKKGVVRKMSSLLNSAVFPGIQGGPLEHVIASKAVAFGEALAPEFKEYQKQVKKNAAVMAQAFIDKGYKVISGGTDNHSMLIDLRTKVPEITGKLVENTLVKADITINKNMVPFDSRSPFQTSGLRVGTPAISTRGIKENIMGEIVELIDIVITDIENETTIKIVKEKVNNMMKDYPLFAY
- the lepB gene encoding signal peptidase I → MINIRDKKNRKKLIIIILLVFILFIILKSLFFHSIHVNDNSMKNTLQKGDRIFLNKLNYGLRLPITPLTLPFSKGKIFSELIQLPYCRIFSFIDIKRNDIIAFNYPKQTDIPVDKKRKSVSRIIALPGDTLLIYNKRIFINSKEIKENEKIIYKHRITVDENIIHDEIRYRYNLINKNKVNEAGIYDIYMTKESAKKLLNEQGIRYVRLLISLKKDGSYENFPKSRYYAWNNDNFGAVIIPEKGKTIELNFQILALYKRIIEIYENNEILCPKEDIIINGKKSNTYTFKKNYYFVIGDNRDLSRDSRHWGFVPEDHIIGKAWKMFDK
- the lepB gene encoding signal peptidase I, which gives rise to MKKILSNKWIIFSLVAFHYILLISWIGNYWLLIGIAVIFDIYITKKVHWAFWKKKGVKKQTKLVEWVDALIFAIIAATLIRMFFIEAYTIPTSSMEKSLLVGDYLFVSKVSYGPRIPNTPIAFPFAHHTMPLTKTTKAYLEWVKWPYKRLAGFGEVKRNDCVVFNFPEGDTVVLQHQERSYYQMCRNYGRENLWNQFDISVRPVDKKENYIKRCVAIPGDTLQIIHGQLYINNAKQKYFQGVQYRYIIETNGTRINPKILKKMDVSLEDQDRAYISNTQYILPLTNENADKIGKFANVISITKLENEKDASNYIFPHDTVYPWNEDNFGQIIIPKKGVTINLDINNLPLYRRLIGLYEHNELKVVDNKIFINGEETDKYTFKMDYYWLMGDNRHSSQDARFWGFVPEDHVVGKAVFIWLSLDKDKKFLGKIRWNRLFRTIHK
- the dapB gene encoding 4-hydroxy-tetrahydrodipicolinate reductase — protein: MNIAIIGYGKMGKEIEKVLIERNHNIVLTINENNLDEFNEQNLKEADIAIEFTTPENAVSNFKLCFNAGLPVVSGTTGWLDKFDEISELCKKNEYSFFYASNFSLGVNILFEINNQLSVLMNKFSGYNLEIDEIHHLQKKDSPSGTAIKLANDIINNIERKSEWVNNIDAKEEQIKINSYREDKITGIHTIKYESDVDIIKLKHSAKSRKGFAVGAVLAAEFLIGKKGVYSMKDLLNL